A stretch of the bacterium BMS3Abin11 genome encodes the following:
- the tagO gene encoding putative undecaprenyl-phosphate N-acetylglucosaminyl 1-phosphate transferase, whose translation MTEPVGDGLIILTFFISILLSWLFTSRVRRYALKKDLLDIPNARSSHSVPTPRGGGLSIIIVLLISTVVSLFLPAAPVQLLVSLVLATLAYAVLGWQDDKHDLPAPIRFLFQLLIAAIFIEWLVWNRMLDFTLSSGGIVVILFSVLWIVWMANLYNFMDGIDGISAVETIMLGTVTSFWFAMSGANSIAIICIAVAGAGLGFLRWNWSPAKIFMGDVGSLALGAFFAIIALIGSSILNIPFIAFLILYAVYLADSGVTLLYRMIKRERWWQAHRSHFYQRAVQSGYSHAQVSLAVMVINLLLAVLASLVVAGVLDANIALLASLIILAPLMFLINSRFNRICRK comes from the coding sequence GTGACAGAACCTGTGGGTGACGGGCTAATCATTCTTACTTTTTTCATCAGTATACTGTTGTCATGGCTGTTTACATCACGTGTTAGACGATATGCATTGAAGAAGGACTTACTGGACATCCCGAATGCCCGTAGTTCACACTCTGTTCCGACACCGCGTGGTGGCGGGCTGTCCATTATTATTGTGCTGCTGATTTCTACTGTGGTATCCCTGTTTCTTCCTGCTGCCCCGGTTCAGTTACTGGTCAGCCTGGTTCTTGCCACCCTGGCCTATGCTGTGCTTGGCTGGCAGGATGATAAGCATGATCTACCGGCACCAATTCGATTTCTGTTCCAATTATTGATAGCGGCCATTTTTATCGAATGGCTGGTCTGGAACAGGATGCTTGATTTCACACTCTCCTCCGGCGGGATAGTTGTCATCCTGTTCTCTGTCTTATGGATAGTATGGATGGCAAATCTATATAATTTTATGGACGGTATTGATGGCATTTCCGCTGTTGAAACAATCATGCTTGGCACAGTCACTTCGTTCTGGTTTGCAATGTCAGGGGCCAATAGCATCGCTATAATCTGTATCGCAGTGGCCGGGGCGGGGCTGGGTTTTTTACGCTGGAACTGGTCACCAGCAAAGATCTTCATGGGAGATGTCGGCAGCCTCGCACTGGGAGCTTTTTTTGCCATTATTGCCTTGATCGGTAGCAGTATTTTGAATATTCCCTTTATTGCTTTCCTTATTCTTTATGCTGTTTATCTCGCTGATTCAGGTGTGACCCTGCTGTACAGGATGATTAAAAGAGAGAGATGGTGGCAGGCACATCGTTCCCATTTCTACCAGCGTGCTGTTCAGTCTGGCTATAGTCATGCACAGGTCAGTCTTGCTGTTATGGTGATTAATCTTCTGCTTGCGGTGCTGGCAAGTCTGGTAGTTGCTGGTGTACTTGATGCCAATATTGCACTGCTTGCAAGCTTGATAATACTTGCTCCTTTGATGTTTCTGATAAACTCGCGCTTTAATCGTATTTGTCGTAAATAA
- the pglF gene encoding UDP-N-acetyl-alpha-D-glucosamine C6 dehydratase, whose translation MSKIGLYLRLLKTRWAALTHDIIMIPIAWMLSYWIRYKIGEYPDLLFERALHLLPLMILIQGSTFVYFGLYRGIWRFASLPDLTRIVRAVLVSTAIAAVVIFFFTRLQYVPRSVFIIDAILLILLLGGTRLSYRLVKDHHLNKETTERVLVVGAGAAGEGLVRDLLRMHPAIYAPVAFVDDAPDKQGQEIHGIRVVSSIENISSVAGQWDADLIMLALPSASTSQMRRIVELCEMSGLPFRTLPKLQSLVSGKVSINEIRDVQIEDLLGRAPVMLDRTEIVNRLANKVVLVTGGGGSIGSELCRQITAIDIQRLVILDQSEYNLYAIEKELQQAMPDLALTCELGDVCDEAGLEYLFRCYQPDIVFHAAAYKHVPMLENKVREAVRNNIIGSWNVARLAERYSCSDFVMVSTDKAVNPGNIMGASKRVSEIICQTLDERSMTRFITTRFGNVLGSAGSVVPLFKQQIQSGGPVTVTDREITRYFMTISEACRLILQTTVMGNGGEIFVLDMGEPVKVRYLAEQMIRLSGKVPEEDIKIEFTGLRPGEKLHEELFHSDEDLTDTSHEKVMLAQSRKTDWKTLEETMDAFHQAVDEFDVEALKALIQKLVPEMTRKIA comes from the coding sequence TTGTCAAAAATCGGACTATACCTGAGGCTGCTCAAAACACGGTGGGCTGCACTTACGCACGACATCATTATGATCCCGATTGCCTGGATGCTGTCCTACTGGATTCGCTATAAAATTGGTGAATATCCGGATCTTTTATTTGAGAGGGCACTTCATTTACTGCCCTTAATGATACTGATACAGGGTAGTACATTCGTATATTTCGGGCTTTACCGGGGGATATGGCGTTTTGCCTCCTTACCAGATTTAACACGCATCGTTCGTGCAGTGCTAGTTTCAACTGCTATCGCTGCAGTAGTGATCTTCTTTTTCACACGTCTGCAGTATGTACCCCGATCAGTATTCATCATTGATGCCATTCTGCTCATTCTACTGCTCGGTGGAACGCGTCTCAGCTACCGTTTAGTAAAGGATCATCATCTCAATAAGGAAACTACAGAAAGAGTGTTGGTTGTCGGTGCTGGAGCAGCCGGCGAAGGCCTGGTACGTGATTTGCTGCGCATGCATCCGGCTATTTATGCACCCGTCGCATTCGTTGATGATGCGCCAGACAAGCAGGGGCAGGAGATTCATGGCATTCGCGTGGTTTCTAGCATAGAAAATATTTCCAGTGTAGCCGGGCAATGGGATGCAGACCTGATTATGCTTGCATTACCCAGTGCCAGTACCAGTCAAATGCGCAGAATAGTGGAACTGTGTGAGATGTCCGGCCTGCCTTTCCGTACCTTACCAAAATTACAGTCACTTGTTAGCGGCAAGGTCAGTATTAATGAGATCAGGGATGTACAGATTGAAGATTTACTGGGTCGGGCACCGGTTATGCTGGACCGCACAGAAATTGTAAACCGTTTGGCCAATAAGGTGGTACTGGTCACAGGCGGGGGTGGTTCCATTGGATCTGAGCTGTGTCGGCAGATAACGGCCATTGATATTCAACGCCTGGTCATACTAGATCAGAGTGAATACAACCTTTACGCTATTGAAAAAGAACTACAGCAGGCCATGCCCGATCTTGCACTGACCTGTGAACTGGGTGATGTGTGTGATGAAGCAGGGCTGGAATATCTGTTCAGGTGCTATCAGCCTGATATAGTCTTTCATGCGGCGGCATACAAGCATGTGCCAATGCTGGAGAACAAGGTAAGGGAAGCGGTAAGAAATAATATTATTGGTAGCTGGAATGTAGCCCGACTGGCTGAAAGATACAGCTGCAGTGATTTTGTAATGGTGTCGACGGACAAGGCGGTTAACCCCGGCAATATCATGGGAGCAAGTAAACGGGTCTCTGAAATCATTTGCCAGACCCTCGATGAACGCTCAATGACCCGGTTTATTACTACTCGTTTTGGTAATGTACTCGGTTCAGCCGGAAGTGTAGTGCCACTGTTCAAGCAACAGATACAAAGCGGTGGTCCGGTAACTGTCACCGATAGAGAGATTACGCGCTATTTTATGACCATTTCCGAAGCCTGTCGTCTGATATTACAGACTACTGTAATGGGGAATGGCGGTGAAATATTTGTTCTTGATATGGGGGAACCTGTGAAGGTGCGGTATCTGGCTGAGCAGATGATACGATTGTCGGGTAAAGTCCCTGAAGAAGATATTAAGATTGAATTTACCGGCTTGCGTCCTGGCGAAAAGTTGCACGAGGAATTATTTCATAGCGACGAGGATTTGACGGATACCAGTCACGAAAAAGTAATGCTCGCTCAAAGCCGTAAAACTGACTGGAAAACTCTTGAAGAGACTATGGATGCCTTTCACCAGGCCGTTGATGAATTTGATGTAGAAGCACTTAAAGCCCTCATACAAAAACTGGTGCCGGAGATGACCAGAAAGATAGCGTAA
- the algA_2 gene encoding alginate biosynthesis protein AlgA has protein sequence MIVPVIMSGGSGTRLWPMSRELYPKQFHHLLGNETMLQQTVQRLDGLCEPEQLIVIGNREHRFMIIDQLAEIGWQNANVMLEPVSRNTAPAVAMAAFSALEVSAGATLLVLAADHVIRDAEGFRATVKTMLPLAEDGRLITFGIPASRPDTGFGYIHCGEKISACAFHVDAFVEKPNKDKAAEYVAAGDYYWNSGMFLFQAKTYLAELEKWQPEIFECCQAAWVNREQRFHGFQAFDEVAFGRCPAISIDCAVMEKTSKAVMAPLDVGWNDIGSWSALYQELERDEYGNATKGDVLVQDTHDCLLYAHDRLLVASGLKDVVIVETSDAILVADRSQSHKIGKLVKELQNNGRSEASLHRCVFRPWGSYTVLEKDSEHQVKRLTLKPGAVLSLQRHKYRAEHWVVVKGQASIVHGEDKMLLNENESTYIPAGVIHQLANETENILEVIEVQTGSYLEEDDIERLDDPYHRSGTSG, from the coding sequence TTGATTGTCCCAGTCATTATGTCAGGAGGCTCTGGCACACGCCTGTGGCCTATGTCGCGTGAGCTTTACCCCAAACAGTTCCACCATCTGCTGGGCAATGAAACCATGCTGCAGCAAACCGTGCAGCGCCTTGATGGCTTATGCGAACCCGAACAGCTGATTGTAATAGGTAATCGTGAACACCGCTTTATGATTATTGACCAGCTGGCTGAAATAGGTTGGCAAAATGCCAATGTTATGCTTGAACCCGTGAGTAGAAATACAGCACCTGCGGTAGCCATGGCGGCATTTTCGGCGCTGGAGGTATCTGCAGGGGCGACGCTGCTGGTACTTGCCGCAGATCATGTGATCAGGGATGCAGAAGGCTTTAGAGCGACCGTAAAAACTATGTTGCCATTAGCTGAGGATGGCAGGTTGATTACTTTCGGTATACCGGCGAGCAGGCCGGACACGGGTTTTGGTTATATCCATTGTGGAGAAAAAATTTCTGCCTGTGCTTTTCATGTCGATGCATTCGTTGAAAAACCGAATAAAGATAAAGCAGCTGAATATGTTGCTGCCGGGGATTATTACTGGAATAGCGGTATGTTTCTGTTTCAGGCAAAAACCTATCTGGCTGAGCTTGAAAAATGGCAGCCGGAAATCTTCGAATGTTGTCAGGCCGCATGGGTAAACAGAGAGCAGCGCTTCCATGGTTTCCAGGCTTTTGATGAAGTAGCCTTTGGCCGCTGTCCTGCCATTTCCATCGACTGTGCGGTGATGGAGAAAACCAGTAAAGCCGTTATGGCACCTCTGGATGTGGGCTGGAACGACATAGGCTCCTGGTCAGCATTATATCAGGAACTTGAACGGGATGAGTACGGCAATGCCACGAAAGGCGATGTGCTGGTACAGGATACACATGACTGCCTGCTGTATGCGCATGATCGTTTGCTGGTTGCTTCTGGATTGAAAGATGTTGTTATTGTCGAAACCTCTGATGCAATACTGGTAGCTGACCGTAGCCAAAGTCATAAGATAGGAAAACTGGTAAAAGAACTGCAGAACAATGGGCGTAGCGAAGCCAGTTTGCATCGCTGCGTATTTCGACCATGGGGTAGCTATACCGTATTGGAGAAAGATTCAGAGCATCAGGTTAAGCGGCTGACACTAAAGCCAGGTGCGGTGTTGTCATTACAGCGTCATAAATATCGGGCCGAGCACTGGGTGGTGGTAAAAGGCCAGGCAAGCATTGTGCACGGGGAAGATAAAATGCTTCTCAACGAAAATGAATCCACCTATATTCCAGCGGGCGTGATTCACCAACTGGCAAACGAAACTGAAAATATACTGGAAGTTATCGAGGTGCAAACCGGTTCCTATCTGGAAGAAGATGATATCGAACGTCTGGATGATCCTTATCATCGTAGTGGCACGTCTGGTTAA
- the hpt gene encoding hypoxanthine-guanine phosphoribosyltransferase, translating to MSEFLREITEVRKKADLIYDKGAMVTCYDHLAEKITEGLSDSMPLLLPVMMGGIYLCGQLMQRLDFPLEIDYLHATRYRDKLQGNDLHWLVHPSKKVEGRTVLVIDDILDQGHTLSGVIEYLRKAGATEVQSVVLTDKQCPRIKEVDVTYRGVDVPDRYIFGCGMDYRGFWRNLPQIYAVADS from the coding sequence ATGTCTGAATTTCTCCGTGAGATTACCGAAGTCAGAAAGAAGGCTGATCTGATTTATGATAAAGGGGCCATGGTCACCTGTTATGACCATCTGGCAGAAAAAATTACTGAGGGCCTGAGTGATAGCATGCCTCTTCTCTTGCCTGTCATGATGGGAGGGATATATCTCTGTGGGCAGTTGATGCAAAGGCTGGATTTCCCTTTAGAGATTGACTATCTCCATGCTACACGTTATCGCGATAAACTGCAGGGCAATGATTTACACTGGCTGGTTCATCCATCAAAGAAGGTGGAGGGAAGGACCGTACTGGTCATCGATGACATACTAGATCAGGGACATACATTGTCTGGAGTTATTGAATATTTACGCAAGGCTGGTGCTACTGAAGTGCAAAGTGTTGTCCTTACTGATAAGCAATGCCCAAGAATCAAAGAGGTCGATGTAACGTACAGAGGTGTGGATGTGCCCGACAGGTACATTTTTGGCTGTGGCATGGATTACAGGGGGTTTTGGCGAAATCTCCCCCAAATTTACGCTGTAGCAGATTCATGA
- a CDS encoding S-methyl-5'-thioinosine phosphorylase, with protein sequence MLIAIIGGSGLAKLDGLVITHRQVTRTEYGEPSGALTFGMMGGKDVVFLNRHGPGHTIPPHRVNYRANIIALKQVGVKQIIAINAVGGIDSNLEPVDLVIPDQIIDYTYDREHTYFGSEHGPVKHVDFTHPYTEKLRKIIIDSASRNMIPVTTTGIYAATQGPRFETAAEIDRMERDGATIVGMTGMPEAGLARELDLDYAVIAVVSNPAAGRSESEISVDEITSMLQQGMNKTRALLELVIPQL encoded by the coding sequence ATGCTGATAGCAATCATTGGCGGCAGTGGCCTTGCTAAACTGGATGGGTTGGTCATCACTCACCGGCAGGTGACACGAACGGAATATGGTGAACCATCCGGTGCCCTGACCTTCGGTATGATGGGTGGTAAGGATGTTGTATTTTTAAACCGACATGGGCCGGGGCATACCATCCCACCACATCGCGTAAACTACCGGGCAAATATAATTGCTCTGAAACAGGTTGGGGTAAAGCAGATTATTGCTATCAATGCTGTCGGTGGTATCGATAGCAATCTTGAGCCTGTTGACCTGGTAATACCTGATCAAATAATCGACTACACTTACGACCGTGAACATACCTATTTTGGCAGTGAGCATGGGCCGGTCAAACACGTAGATTTCACTCATCCCTATACAGAAAAATTGCGAAAAATCATCATTGATTCAGCAAGCAGGAATATGATTCCTGTTACAACTACCGGTATTTATGCAGCCACCCAGGGCCCACGATTTGAAACAGCTGCCGAAATTGATCGCATGGAGCGAGACGGTGCAACTATTGTAGGTATGACAGGTATGCCAGAAGCAGGACTGGCCAGAGAACTGGATCTGGACTATGCGGTGATTGCTGTAGTTTCCAACCCGGCGGCAGGTCGCTCAGAATCTGAAATCAGTGTCGATGAGATTACGAGTATGTTACAGCAGGGTATGAATAAAACCCGAGCTTTGCTTGAATTGGTGATTCCACAACTTTAG
- the def_2 gene encoding peptide deformylase encodes MAVREVLQMGNPLLYQRSEEITDFGSAQLRILIKDMFDTMADSDGAGLAAPQVGVLQRLVIFSVEANPRYPDAETVPRTILINPEIEVLVDEQEAGWEGCLSIPGMRGVVSRPSQIRYSGYNEKGEKFSREVSGFHARVVQHECDHLDGVLYPMRIQDIRQFGYESALFPDEE; translated from the coding sequence ATGGCTGTACGCGAAGTTTTACAAATGGGCAATCCACTGCTGTATCAGCGATCAGAGGAAATCACAGATTTTGGTTCAGCACAACTGCGTATTTTGATTAAAGATATGTTTGATACCATGGCCGACAGTGACGGTGCCGGCCTCGCCGCACCACAAGTCGGTGTTTTGCAGCGCCTGGTGATCTTCTCTGTAGAAGCCAATCCCCGATATCCCGATGCCGAAACCGTTCCGCGAACAATATTAATTAATCCGGAAATTGAAGTGCTTGTCGATGAGCAGGAAGCTGGCTGGGAGGGCTGTTTGAGTATTCCGGGTATGCGCGGGGTGGTGAGTCGTCCCTCTCAAATTCGTTATAGCGGTTACAATGAAAAGGGCGAAAAATTTAGCAGGGAAGTCAGTGGCTTTCATGCCAGAGTCGTGCAGCATGAGTGCGACCACCTTGATGGAGTTTTATATCCAATGCGTATTCAGGATATTCGACAGTTTGGATATGAATCAGCCCTGTTTCCGGATGAGGAGTGA